DNA from Desulfovibrio porci:
TCAAACCAGACATGCAGCGGCAGATTGTTGGGATCGCCGTACTTGGTCTTGAACTGGATGGTTTTCAGGGCGTCGGCCGGGTGGTTGAGGTAGAGCACGAATTCTTCAGCATTGGGCTGCCGCTTGAGAATCTCCGTGCAGGCCTTCTCCTCGGCGGCCAGATTGACGTCCGGCAGGGTTTCCAGAGGCGAATTTTCAGTGCGCTTGGCAATGGCGGCTTTCCAGTCGGAGCCGAAAGCGCTTTCATAGACCCAGTCCGCAGGGAAGCCCAGAGGCAGCTTGCCGAATTTGCCCATCAGCAGGTTGCGGAAAGCGTCATTGCAATCCTGATAAATGGAGAGGCGGGCCTTGCGCATTTCCGGAGAGAGTTCAGCTTCCGGCGTGCGGGTTACTTCACCCAACACTTCAAGAAGATAGCGCACCTCATCCTCGCCGCCGCGCTTCCAGGCCCCGGTCACGGCCAGAAAAGCCGTGTTCCAGGTAATCTGCGAGCCGGGCGTCACATCGTGATAGCGCACGATCTGACGGGTGCCTTCCAGGAATTTGAGCATATAGGGCAACAGGTGGATGTAGCCCTGTTTCATGGCTCCTTCCTGCGAGGAGGATGTGGCCCCGCCGGGCATGCCGTGCAGGGTGACGTCATAGTCGATCCCCTGGAAGTACGGCGCGCAGTAGCGGTCGTAATAGGGCATGATCTGTTTGCAGACGAAATTGGCGTCACGGATGGCATTTTTGTTCAAGTGACACTTGAGGCCTAATTCATCCTCAAGATAAGCCATGGTGGAAAGCACGTCGCCCTGCCCGTAGGAACGCACCGCGGAGCCCAGGCCCACATCGAGAATGTGCGCGCCAGCCTTGGCCGCCGCGCCGCAGGCGGGAACGAACAGGCCGTCCGTGTAATGGCGGTGGTAATGCAGCACCAGCTCGGGCCAAGCTTTGCGCAGCGCGCTCACCAGCTCGGTCATGAAACGCGGCGGACAGACGCCGCCCATGTCCTTGAGCCCCAGAATGATATGGCGCGAGGCCTCTCTGGGGTCCACGCCCATCACGTCGCCCACCATGCGCAAAATAGCCTCGGTGACGCTGAGATAATGGGGCGTGTCAAAGCCTCTGGCCCAGGACATGGACAACGCGGGCTGGAAGATGACGTCCTTGCGGGACATGACCACTTCCGCGATGGGCCGCATGTTTTCCACATGGTTGAGGAAGTCGAAGCAGCGCACCACCTGGTAGTGGTCGCAAATCATTTCTCCGGTTTTCCGCATCAGGTTGCGCGGCTGGGGCGTATATCCCAGCACGTTGGTGGAGCGCACCAGCAACTGCTTGAGCGTCTTGGGCGCGAAGCTGTTCCACTCCCTGGCTTCAGTGAAGGGATAGGTCATGTTGGCCATCATGGCCACATGGAAGTGCGCGCCGCCGCCGTTCTCAATGGAAAAATACCCCACATTGTCCAGATAGGGGCCGATAAGCCTGTCTTCGGCCAGCCGGAAGCGGTTGCCGGAGTTGGACTGGGTGAAATCGCGCGGCGTGGTGTCGGTGAAATGCACGTAGCCGGAATCGCGGATGTAATCCAGCGTCGCCAGCCTGTCGCCCTGCGGATAGGGCGAAGGCTGCCGCCGGGCCGCCGTGCTGATGGTGGGCAGCACGGGTTCAAACGGTCCGAGGCAGGGCGTGGTGTCCGAGCGGTATTCCCCAAGCTGGACATAGGGGTTGAAGCCCTTGGCCGAAATTTCGGCCACCAGCCGGGCCAGCCGTTCCCCTTCCGGGGCCAGGTCCGTATAGAGCATCAGTTCGGGATGGTCGGCGATAAAGTTGGTGTTGATGTCGCCTTTGCGGAACAGCGGGTTCTTGATAACCTTGCGGAAGAAGGGAATGGTGGTCTTGATGCCGCCGATGACGTATTCGCCCAGCGCGCGGGCCATGATGCCCAGCGTCTTTTCCCAGTCATGGGCGTAGGCGATCAGCAGCGCGCCCGCGGAGTCGTAGTTGGCCGGAAATTCATAGCCCGCGCTGATGTTCGAGTCCAGGCGCACGCCCAGGCCGCCGGGCGAGACATAGCGCGAAATCAGACCGGAATTGGGCGAGAAGTTATCCTGCGGATTTTCACAGTTGATGCGCACCTGCATGGCGCAGTACGAGGGCCGCAGATTTTCTTCGCGATAGCGCAGCTCCGCCCCGAAAGCCACGGCGATCTGCTCTTCCACCAGGTCGATGCCGTAACGGCATTCGGTAATGCCGTGCTCGACCTGGAGGCGGGTGTTCACTTCGATCAGATAAGGCGACCCGTCAGGCGTGACCAGAAATTCCACCGTGGCCAGCGAATGGTAACCCACGGCGCGCACCAGGCGGCGGGAGTAATCCTTGAGGCGCTCGCGCAGTTCGCGGGTCACGCCCGGCCAGGGCGACGGCGTGATTTCGATCAGTTTCTGATGGTTGCGCTGCACGGTGCAGTCGCGTTCATCGAAAGCGAAGACGTTGCCGTACATGTCGGCGATGACCTGGATTTCAATGTGGCGCACGCCGCTCAGAAATTTTTCCACAAAAAGGCGCGGATTGCCGAAGGAGGCCTGAGCCATGGAAGAGGCCTTGAAAAAGGCGTCTTCCAGTTCGGCTTCATTATGAATGGCGAAAATGCCCCTGCCGCCGCCGCCGCCTTCGGCCTTGAGCATGATGGGCAGGCCTATTTCGCTGATCAGGCGGCGGGCTGTGGGGATGTCCACCGCGCCTTCGGAACCGGGCACCACCGGAATGCCCAGCTTGCGGGCCACCTCGCGCGCCTGGACCTTGTTGCCCAGCAGGTTCATGGCCTCGGCCGTGGCGCCGATGAAGGTGATGCCGGCTTCCTTGCAGCGTTGCGGAAAGCGCGTGTCTTCGGAGGCAAAGCCCCAGCCGGGGTGAATGCCCACCACACCGCGCTGCTTGGCCAGGTCGATGATTCTGTCAATGTCCAGATAGGCGCGCGGCTCGCTGCCCAGCAGGACCAATTCCTGAGCCGTGGAAGCGGCGGGGGCGGTTTTGTCCACATCCGTGGCGGTCATGGCCGCCACCGCGTCGAAGCGCTCCCGGATTGAACGGCAAATACGCCGGGCCGGAATGCCCCGGTTCGCCACCAGAATGACCTTGCCCTTCAGAAAATCCTGAACTTCCGCGAATGTCTTGTTGGCCATGCCTTTTCAGCCCTTTATGATAGTCTTTCGGAAAGCCGGAGGCTTCCGCTTAGCCATTCCTCACAGCGACCGTTGCAGAGCAGGCGCAGTCCCCCGGCCGGAGTAAGACCTTCCAGCCTGCCGCGCACTCTGCGTTGCCCCTCAACCAGCTCCACATCTCTACCGCGCCAAAGCAGTAATTCCTCTGTCCGGGTTTTCCACCGGTCGGACAGAGAGTGGCCGTTGTTATATGCCGAATGCACATGCTTTACAAGCCGCTGCCAGAGAGACTCGGCCAACGGAGCGGGACGGTCTGGCCCGTCGGCCAGACTCGCGGCGGGCATGGCCGCGTCGACCCGCAAAGCGTCGTCGGGCGGCGCGCTGTTCACATTGACGCCTATGCCCGCCAGCAGCACGCCGCCCCGCTCCTCCAGCAGGATGCCCGCCAGTTTGCGGGGGCCGCCCGGCAGACAGAGCACCAGATCATTGGGCCACTTAAGCAGCACCGGCCAGCCTTCGGCGCGCAGGGCGCAGGCCAGCAGCAGTCCCATGGCCGGAGCCGCCGCCGTGCCGTCGAAAGGCGGCTGTACCGGCAGGCGCAGAGCGGCATAGATATTCCCCGGCGGCGACACCCAGGACCGCCGCAACTGCCCGCGTCCTGACGTCTGGCTGACGGCCTGGACGCTGTCCCAGATCTTCAGTCGGCCACGCCCGGACAGAAGAAAGGCCACGTCCAGAGTGGATGAAACCTCGCCGAAGCGCCAGACAAAGGGAGCACGGACAGCGCCCGGGTCAGCGCTGCCCGCAACGGCCGCCTGAGCGCTTTTCCCGCATTCCGGGCTGTGGCATACTGAGCTCATGGAACTTTACCTCGTGGGCGGGGCCGTGCGTGATCTGCTGCTGGGCCGCGTCCCTGTTGAACTGGATTTCGCCTTCTCCGGCGCTATGGCCGATTTCCTGGCCGCCCACCCTGATGCCCGTCCGGTGGGCAAAAGCGTGCGCGTCTGTCTCTGGCGGGGCCGCGAATGCATGCCGCTTCGCGGCGGCAGTCTGGAGGCGGACCTGCTGGCCAGGGATCTCACCGTCAATGCCATGGCCCTGGACAGCCGCGGCCTGCTGCGCGTCCATCCCCAGGCCCTGGCCGACCTGCGATCACGCCGCCTGCGGCCTGCCTCGCCCACAGCTCTGTCCGACGACCCGGCGCGGGTGTTCCGGCTGGCCCGCTTCGCGGCCTCCTGGCCGGACTGGCAGGTGGATGGGGAAGCCTGCGCCCAGATGCGCGCTCTGCTCCCGTCCGCGCTGGCGGCTATTCCGGCGGAGCGTGTGGGACGCGAACTGCGCAAGGCCCTGGCCGCGCCCGCGCCCGCGCGTTTTCTTGAAACGCTGGCGGCGGGAAACGCGCTGGTTCCCTGGTTCGCAGAACTGGAAACCGCCCGGGACATTCCCGCCGGACCGGCGCGCTGGCATAAAAATTCCGTGCTGGGGCACACAGCGCGGATTATGAATCTGACCGCCGGTGATCCTCTGGCCGTCTGGATGGCGCTCTGCCACGATCTGGGCAAAATCGGCACGGACCCGGCCCTGCTGCCGCACCATTACGGCCATGAGCAGCGCGGCATCGCTTTGGCTCAGGGCCTGGCCGAGCGCCTGCGCCTGCCCGCGCTGTTTAGTAAAGCGGGCGCGCTGGCCGCCGCCGAGCACATGAAGGCCGGCATGCTGCCGCGCCTGCGTCCCGGCACCCGGCGCGACCTGCTCTGGCGTGTGCATCAGGCCGGTTTGAGCGCGCCTTTCTGGCGACTGGCCGACGCCGACAGCAACAGCCGCGTCGGCACGGAAGCACTGCGTCAACTGGCCGCCCTGCTGGCCGTCCGCCTGCCGCCGGACTGGTGGGGCAAGGGTGAGCTGTCCGCGCGCAAACTGCGCGAACTGCATTGCCGGGCGTTGACGGAACTGCCCGCCCTTCCCGATCCGTCCGCGTGACGAATCAGAGCGCCGACGCGCGCCGCGCGGCGTCAAAGCAGGCCGCGCACAGCCGATCCATGGCGGGCCCGTGGTCCAGACCGGCCAAGTGCCCCATGCCGTGGGCCAGAAGACGCAAGAGATGTTCCGTCGGATCCTGCCCGTAGAGCAGGCATTCGCGCGCCAGCGTGTCCAGAGAAAGCAGCAGAATGCCCGGCAGCTCCTCGCCGCCGGGAAAAGAAAGCACATTGGTGGGACCCGTGCAGTCCATAAAGCGCAGGTTGGCCGCGCTCATGGCCGCGTCGTCCAGCAGGTGCAGCTCAAGGCTGCCGGGCGCGCGGGTGCCGTTCCCGGCCAGAGCGCGCAGCATGATCCGCAGAACCAGAGCCAATTCCCGGCGGTTCAGGGGTAGCAACCAAGCTTGGGCGGCGTAATGCCCCTGAATGCGCACGCATTCCGCGCAGTTTCTGGAGCCCGTAGTCGCTCCCGCCGCTTCCATGGCCTCAGTTTCCACTGCCGGGCTGCGGATCAGCGCTCTGGCCCTCGGGTCGTCCAGCTTCGTTTTTACGCGCGCTGGCGGCGGGCAGGCCAAGAGGTTCCGAAGCGGGCCGGGCTGTCGCCGCTGCGCCGTTTTTGCCGCAGGTCTGGGGCTTGCCGTCGCTGGGGCGGGCTTCCGTCCTGCCCTTGTCAGCCTGGGTCACATCCTTGATCTTGGCCTCAGGATAGGCGATGCGCTGATGGAAAATGCCCGTCAGAATACGCTGAAAGTTTTCACTCAGGAAATGCAGATCCTTGAAGGTCAGTTCGGATTCGTCCAACTGTCCTTCCGAGAAGATGCCCTTGATGATGGTATCAATATGAGTCTTGATACGCGCGGGCGTAGGGTCGCTCAGGGTGCGGCTGCTGGCTTCCACGGAGTCGGCCAGCATCAGAATGGCCGCTTCCTTGGTCTGCGGGCGCGGGCCGGGATAGCTGAAATCCGATTCACGCGGCTTTTCACCCAAATTCAGGGCCTTCTGATAGAAAAAGCGGATCAGCCGCGTGCCGTGATGCTGGCGGATGATCTCCGTAATTTCCTGGCCCAGCTTATAGCGCTCGGCAAGCTCCGTGCCTTTTTTGACGTGCGAGAGCAAAATCAGGGCGCTCATGGACGGAGCCAGCTTGTCGTGCTTGTTGGGGCCGCCGAACTGGTTCTCAATGAAATATTCCGGATAGGAGAGCTTGCCCACATCGTGGTACAGGGCCGCTACTTTGCAGAGCAGGCTGTTGGCCCCGATGGCCTTGGCCCCGGCCTCAACCATATTGGCCACCACCAGGGAATGGTGGTAAGTGCCGGGAATGGTGACCATCAGTTCCTGCATCAGGGGCTGTTCCAGACTCATCAGTTCCATGAGGCGGAAACGCGTGCTGTAGCCGAAGGTCAGCTCCAGCACGGGGCTCACGGCAAAAAGCAGGATCAGGGAAAGCAGGCTGTTGATGGCCACCGCGGTCAATTGCACGGGCATTTCCGCCGGGGAGGTCTGGGCCAGCAGGGTTGTGCCCAGCCAGACAAGAATCTGGCCCACGGTCAGGGGAATCACGCTCCAGACCACATCCTGGCGGCTCTGCGCGCTGGTCACCAGCCAGGTGGCCAGCATGCCGCTCAGAAAATAGTAGATAAACAGCGGATAATCCGCCTGGAGCATCAGCATGCAGAAGAAGGAAAGCAGCAGGCCCATGGTGCAGTAGCGCCGGGCCGCGAAAACCATGGCCACCAGCCCCACGGCACCGGCTACCGGAAAAGCGGCGGCAAAGGAGTTGAACAGGCTCACGCTGTCCATGCGCAGGCTCAGCAGATAGACGCTCTTGGCCCCTATGCCGAACAAAAGGAGCAAAAGCGAGATGAGCAGCATATCCTTGCAGCGAAGGGGGGTGCCGGGCTTGCCGCTGGGGGCCACAAAAAAGCCCACGGCAAGCAGCAGGGCGCAGAGAAACGCGCCTCCCGCCGTGCTCCAGCGCATGGGATCGGAGGCGGATTTGTACAGGGTCTGCAATTTGATCTGCTGTTCGCGGCTGACGCGCTCGCCTTTGCGCAGCACCAGCTCGCCCTTCTGAATCTGGTAATAGACCGGCTCCACCGTGGCCACCACAGCCGCGCCGCGCTTCTGGGTGGCCTCGCGGTTCAGGGTCAGGGAGGCGGGCAAGGTGGCCGACAGCAAAATATTGATGGCCCGGCGTGACTGCGGATTGAGGCTGGGGACCTGCCTGATCTGTGAGGATATCTCGGCCAGGAAGGATTGCACGTCCGGCAGGGAATTGACGTCCGGCCGCAGGATTTCCGCATTGGTGTCCAGATTGCGGATAATCGCGCCCGAGCGGCCCACGCGCGCCGAACGGATGTCGCCCACCAGACCTTCGGCCATGTGTTCACGGATCTGGGGCAGCAATTTTTTGAGCAGATAGGTCTGCACTTCAGGCAAGGCCAGTTCCGGCAGCACTTCATCGGCCACGGCCGGGGTCAGTTCCTCCACGAGGCGCTGTAAAGACGGATCGGGCACAGGCCGCTGTTCGCCGCCGCTGTTCAGGCTGCGCAGGATTTCCAGAATCCGGCCCTGAAACTGGGTGTAGGGCTCAAGGCTCAGATCGTAGACCGGCGGTTGCAGCAAAAGCACCTGTTTGCGGCGGGCTTTGGTGGCCTGCGAGTCCTCCACCAAAATGTCCCGGTCCGCGATGACGTCGTTTTCCGCCACCTGTCCGGCCACGTACACCCGCTGCACGGCCTCGAAATTGGCTCCGGCCAGCAGGGAAAGAAAGAGCAACGTGCCGATCAG
Protein-coding regions in this window:
- a CDS encoding pyruvate carboxylase, producing MANKTFAEVQDFLKGKVILVANRGIPARRICRSIRERFDAVAAMTATDVDKTAPAASTAQELVLLGSEPRAYLDIDRIIDLAKQRGVVGIHPGWGFASEDTRFPQRCKEAGITFIGATAEAMNLLGNKVQAREVARKLGIPVVPGSEGAVDIPTARRLISEIGLPIMLKAEGGGGGRGIFAIHNEAELEDAFFKASSMAQASFGNPRLFVEKFLSGVRHIEIQVIADMYGNVFAFDERDCTVQRNHQKLIEITPSPWPGVTRELRERLKDYSRRLVRAVGYHSLATVEFLVTPDGSPYLIEVNTRLQVEHGITECRYGIDLVEEQIAVAFGAELRYREENLRPSYCAMQVRINCENPQDNFSPNSGLISRYVSPGGLGVRLDSNISAGYEFPANYDSAGALLIAYAHDWEKTLGIMARALGEYVIGGIKTTIPFFRKVIKNPLFRKGDINTNFIADHPELMLYTDLAPEGERLARLVAEISAKGFNPYVQLGEYRSDTTPCLGPFEPVLPTISTAARRQPSPYPQGDRLATLDYIRDSGYVHFTDTTPRDFTQSNSGNRFRLAEDRLIGPYLDNVGYFSIENGGGAHFHVAMMANMTYPFTEAREWNSFAPKTLKQLLVRSTNVLGYTPQPRNLMRKTGEMICDHYQVVRCFDFLNHVENMRPIAEVVMSRKDVIFQPALSMSWARGFDTPHYLSVTEAILRMVGDVMGVDPREASRHIILGLKDMGGVCPPRFMTELVSALRKAWPELVLHYHRHYTDGLFVPACGAAAKAGAHILDVGLGSAVRSYGQGDVLSTMAYLEDELGLKCHLNKNAIRDANFVCKQIMPYYDRYCAPYFQGIDYDVTLHGMPGGATSSSQEGAMKQGYIHLLPYMLKFLEGTRQIVRYHDVTPGSQITWNTAFLAVTGAWKRGGEDEVRYLLEVLGEVTRTPEAELSPEMRKARLSIYQDCNDAFRNLLMGKFGKLPLGFPADWVYESAFGSDWKAAIAKRTENSPLETLPDVNLAAEEKACTEILKRQPNAEEFVLYLNHPADALKTIQFKTKYGDPNNLPLHVWFEGLKVGQDLYFNETSGKPHHLALLSISRPNDAGISICRYVLDSEFMSCEVQVSQPTGQKGKGALMADPSNRYQVAAPSNGDLWVMYVHPGDVVKAGEELFNVSIMKQEKAVLAPVDGIVKRVLKTADFKESKQMVSVREGELIVELGPVPRMCSNEACGQPIPMDNVAFCPYCGSRVG
- a CDS encoding biotin--[acetyl-CoA-carboxylase] ligase; amino-acid sequence: MSSVCHSPECGKSAQAAVAGSADPGAVRAPFVWRFGEVSSTLDVAFLLSGRGRLKIWDSVQAVSQTSGRGQLRRSWVSPPGNIYAALRLPVQPPFDGTAAAPAMGLLLACALRAEGWPVLLKWPNDLVLCLPGGPRKLAGILLEERGGVLLAGIGVNVNSAPPDDALRVDAAMPAASLADGPDRPAPLAESLWQRLVKHVHSAYNNGHSLSDRWKTRTEELLLWRGRDVELVEGQRRVRGRLEGLTPAGGLRLLCNGRCEEWLSGSLRLSERLS
- a CDS encoding HD domain-containing protein yields the protein MELYLVGGAVRDLLLGRVPVELDFAFSGAMADFLAAHPDARPVGKSVRVCLWRGRECMPLRGGSLEADLLARDLTVNAMALDSRGLLRVHPQALADLRSRRLRPASPTALSDDPARVFRLARFAASWPDWQVDGEACAQMRALLPSALAAIPAERVGRELRKALAAPAPARFLETLAAGNALVPWFAELETARDIPAGPARWHKNSVLGHTARIMNLTAGDPLAVWMALCHDLGKIGTDPALLPHHYGHEQRGIALAQGLAERLRLPALFSKAGALAAAEHMKAGMLPRLRPGTRRDLLWRVHQAGLSAPFWRLADADSNSRVGTEALRQLAALLAVRLPPDWWGKGELSARKLRELHCRALTELPALPDPSA
- the ybeY gene encoding rRNA maturation RNase YbeY, encoding MRIQGHYAAQAWLLPLNRRELALVLRIMLRALAGNGTRAPGSLELHLLDDAAMSAANLRFMDCTGPTNVLSFPGGEELPGILLLSLDTLARECLLYGQDPTEHLLRLLAHGMGHLAGLDHGPAMDRLCAACFDAARRASAL
- a CDS encoding HD family phosphohydrolase — its product is MTTQKKTARPASILALIHTLKARHHCGWGLWALIGTLLFLSLLAGANFEAVQRVYVAGQVAENDVIADRDILVEDSQATKARRKQVLLLQPPVYDLSLEPYTQFQGRILEILRSLNSGGEQRPVPDPSLQRLVEELTPAVADEVLPELALPEVQTYLLKKLLPQIREHMAEGLVGDIRSARVGRSGAIIRNLDTNAEILRPDVNSLPDVQSFLAEISSQIRQVPSLNPQSRRAINILLSATLPASLTLNREATQKRGAAVVATVEPVYYQIQKGELVLRKGERVSREQQIKLQTLYKSASDPMRWSTAGGAFLCALLLAVGFFVAPSGKPGTPLRCKDMLLISLLLLLFGIGAKSVYLLSLRMDSVSLFNSFAAAFPVAGAVGLVAMVFAARRYCTMGLLLSFFCMLMLQADYPLFIYYFLSGMLATWLVTSAQSRQDVVWSVIPLTVGQILVWLGTTLLAQTSPAEMPVQLTAVAINSLLSLILLFAVSPVLELTFGYSTRFRLMELMSLEQPLMQELMVTIPGTYHHSLVVANMVEAGAKAIGANSLLCKVAALYHDVGKLSYPEYFIENQFGGPNKHDKLAPSMSALILLSHVKKGTELAERYKLGQEITEIIRQHHGTRLIRFFYQKALNLGEKPRESDFSYPGPRPQTKEAAILMLADSVEASSRTLSDPTPARIKTHIDTIIKGIFSEGQLDESELTFKDLHFLSENFQRILTGIFHQRIAYPEAKIKDVTQADKGRTEARPSDGKPQTCGKNGAAATARPASEPLGLPAASARKNEAGRPEGQSADPQPGSGN